The Xanthomonas sp. DAR 34887 genome has a segment encoding these proteins:
- a CDS encoding FAD-containing oxidoreductase, with the protein MSRHFDAIVVGAGQAGPSLAGRLVAAGMQVALVERQLVGGTCVNTGCMPTKTLVASARVAHLARRAADYGVQLQGEVGIDIARVMARAHAVTHSARDNLEQWLGGMRGLTLLRGHARFEAPQRLRVGEECISAPKIFLNVGGRAHVPALPGVERVDYLTNTSILQLQDVPRHLVVIGGSYIGLEFAQIFRRLGAQVTVVEQQPRLIAREDEDVSDCIRSVLEGEGVTVRTGAQCIAFAPHAQGVAVRVDCHEGAPDVLASHVLLAMGRQPNTDDLGLEYAGIATDARGYIVVDEQLATSAAGVWALGDCNGRGAFTHTAYNDYEIVAANLLDGGQREVSQRVPGYALYTDPPLGRVGMTEAQARASGRPLLFAKRPMTQVGRARENGETAGFMKLVADAQTHRILGAAILGINGDEAIHGVLDLINAGQPFETLQWAVPIHPTVSELWPSVVGALRAETVDGAAA; encoded by the coding sequence ATGAGCCGCCACTTCGACGCGATCGTGGTCGGCGCCGGTCAGGCCGGACCATCGCTGGCAGGGAGGCTGGTCGCCGCCGGCATGCAGGTGGCGCTGGTCGAACGGCAACTGGTCGGCGGCACCTGCGTCAACACCGGCTGCATGCCGACCAAGACCCTGGTCGCCAGCGCGCGCGTGGCGCACCTGGCGCGGCGCGCCGCCGACTACGGCGTGCAGTTGCAGGGCGAGGTGGGCATCGACATCGCGCGGGTGATGGCGCGCGCGCATGCGGTGACGCACAGCGCGCGCGACAACCTGGAGCAATGGCTGGGCGGCATGCGCGGGCTCACCCTGTTGCGCGGCCATGCCCGCTTCGAGGCGCCGCAGCGGCTGCGCGTGGGCGAGGAATGCATCAGTGCGCCGAAGATCTTCCTCAACGTCGGCGGACGCGCGCACGTGCCGGCGCTGCCGGGCGTGGAGCGGGTCGACTACCTGACCAATACCTCGATCCTGCAGCTGCAGGACGTGCCGCGGCATCTGGTGGTGATCGGCGGCAGCTACATCGGCCTGGAATTCGCGCAGATCTTCCGTCGCCTGGGCGCGCAGGTCACCGTGGTCGAGCAGCAGCCGCGGTTGATCGCGCGCGAGGACGAGGACGTGTCCGACTGCATCCGCAGCGTGCTGGAAGGCGAGGGCGTGACGGTGCGGACCGGCGCGCAGTGCATCGCCTTCGCGCCGCACGCGCAGGGCGTGGCGGTGCGGGTGGATTGCCATGAAGGCGCGCCGGACGTGCTCGCCAGCCATGTGCTGCTGGCGATGGGGCGGCAGCCCAATACCGACGACCTGGGCCTGGAATACGCCGGCATCGCCACCGACGCGCGCGGCTACATCGTCGTCGACGAGCAACTGGCGACCAGCGCCGCCGGCGTGTGGGCGCTGGGCGACTGCAACGGCCGCGGCGCGTTCACCCACACCGCCTACAACGACTACGAGATCGTCGCCGCCAACCTGCTCGATGGCGGCCAGCGCGAGGTGTCGCAGCGCGTGCCCGGCTACGCGCTGTATACCGACCCGCCGCTGGGCCGGGTCGGCATGACCGAGGCGCAGGCACGCGCCAGCGGCCGCCCGCTGCTGTTCGCCAAGCGGCCCATGACCCAGGTCGGGCGCGCGCGCGAGAACGGCGAGACCGCCGGCTTCATGAAACTGGTGGCCGACGCGCAGACCCACCGCATCCTCGGCGCGGCGATCCTCGGCATCAACGGCGACGAAGCCATCCACGGCGTGCTCGACCTGATCAATGCCGGGCAGCCGTTCGAGACCCTGCAATGGGCGGTGCCGATCCACCCGACCGTGTCGGAGCTGTGGCCGAGCGTGGTCGGCGCGCTGCGGGCCGAGACGGTGGATGGGGCTGCAGCGTGA
- a CDS encoding DUF1456 family protein, with protein MINNDVLRSIRYMLDLSDQMIVDTAHLADPAFPIDRSEVPAYLKKEDEDGFVECSDLVLAHFLDGLVFHYRGRDDSLPARPVETRVTNNVVLKKLRVAFQLKDVDMHQIFADAGFPVSKPELSALFRQPEHKNFRLCGDQLLRNFLKGLTLRMRAAG; from the coding sequence ATGATCAACAACGACGTATTGCGCTCCATCCGCTACATGCTCGACCTGAGCGACCAGATGATCGTGGACACGGCCCACCTCGCCGATCCCGCCTTCCCGATCGACAGGAGCGAAGTGCCGGCCTACCTGAAGAAGGAAGACGAGGACGGCTTCGTCGAGTGCAGCGACCTGGTGCTGGCGCACTTCCTCGACGGGCTGGTGTTCCACTACCGCGGCCGTGACGACAGCCTGCCGGCGCGCCCGGTGGAAACCCGGGTCACCAACAACGTGGTGCTGAAGAAGCTGCGCGTGGCGTTCCAGCTGAAGGACGTGGACATGCACCAGATCTTCGCCGACGCCGGCTTCCCGGTGTCCAAGCCGGAACTGTCGGCGCTGTTCCGCCAGCCCGAGCACAAGAACTTCCGCCTGTGCGGCGACCAGCTGCTGCGCAACTTCCTCAAGGGGCTGACCCTGCGGATGCGCGCGGCGGGGTGA
- a CDS encoding lysophospholipid acyltransferase family protein has product MNHAAPPRPVAGTAFSALRVAAKLAAFVLSGVALVPLQWLLMRFTRGRGAFVLPRLWFACLRKAMGIRVEVVGTPRSGGGTLFVGNHISHFDIVVLGSLLHARFIAKNDMERWPGMRRLGALAQTLFISRRRIDAANVAAAVAAQIRPDHDVVLFAEGTTSSGERVAPFKSSLFSLFLGGDANARPWTLQPFTLDILSVDGRSLAHGGARDAYAFYGSMQAGAHVLGFLRASGAVVRVTFHAPLAIAPGTDRKALAQQVHAIVASALPAPRSDTRAA; this is encoded by the coding sequence ATGAACCACGCTGCCCCGCCCCGCCCTGTCGCGGGCACTGCCTTCTCTGCGTTGCGCGTGGCCGCCAAACTCGCCGCCTTCGTCCTGAGCGGCGTGGCGCTGGTGCCGCTGCAATGGTTGCTGATGCGCTTCACCCGCGGCCGCGGCGCCTTCGTGCTGCCGCGGTTATGGTTCGCCTGCCTGCGCAAGGCGATGGGCATCCGCGTCGAGGTGGTGGGTACGCCGCGCAGCGGCGGCGGCACGCTGTTCGTCGGCAACCACATCTCGCACTTCGACATCGTGGTGCTGGGCAGCCTGCTGCACGCGCGCTTCATCGCCAAGAACGACATGGAACGCTGGCCGGGCATGCGCCGGCTCGGCGCGCTGGCGCAGACCTTGTTCATCAGCCGCCGGCGGATCGACGCAGCCAACGTGGCCGCGGCCGTCGCCGCGCAGATCCGCCCCGACCACGACGTGGTGCTGTTCGCCGAAGGCACCACCTCGTCCGGCGAGCGCGTCGCCCCGTTCAAGTCCAGCCTGTTCTCGCTGTTCCTCGGCGGCGACGCCAACGCCCGGCCATGGACGCTGCAACCGTTCACCCTGGACATCCTGTCCGTCGATGGCCGCAGCCTGGCGCATGGTGGCGCGCGCGACGCCTACGCGTTCTACGGCAGCATGCAAGCCGGCGCCCACGTGCTGGGCTTCCTGCGCGCGTCCGGAGCCGTGGTCAGGGTGACCTTCCACGCACCCCTCGCGATCGCGCCGGGCACCGACCGCAAGGCGCTGGCGCAGCAGGTGCATGCGATCGTGGCATCGGCGCTGCCTGCACCGCGCAGCGACACCCGCGCGGCATAG
- a CDS encoding HDOD domain-containing protein → MKLEVLFDQLHTLPTIPKVAQELILQFDNPTTSLDSVARSIERDPVIAAKVLRLANSARFRGARDSTSVEDAALRLGFNTLRTLVLASSMTDAFRAPPHFDLRAFWLHSFEVAGVCRLLAKQKGLDAETAFTCGMMHNIGELLIQTGAPDYAAQLHPDASSSGRAAEETVQLGFGYPEVGAELARRWHLPEVIQTAIAFQARPLQAPEGQPMPRVVAQAALVADALERCGGATPEARQAVTGPLLDDVDLDALFAALPDVIEADRAFTEMLR, encoded by the coding sequence ATGAAACTAGAGGTGCTGTTCGACCAGCTGCACACCCTGCCGACCATCCCCAAGGTGGCGCAGGAGCTGATCCTGCAATTCGACAATCCCACCACCAGCCTGGACAGCGTGGCGCGCAGCATCGAGCGCGACCCGGTGATCGCGGCCAAAGTGCTGCGCCTGGCCAACTCGGCGCGGTTCCGCGGCGCGCGCGATTCGACCAGCGTCGAGGACGCGGCGCTGCGCCTGGGCTTCAACACGCTGCGCACGCTGGTGCTGGCCTCGTCGATGACCGACGCGTTCCGTGCGCCCCCCCATTTCGACCTGCGCGCGTTCTGGCTGCACAGCTTCGAGGTCGCCGGCGTGTGCCGGCTGCTGGCCAAGCAGAAGGGCCTGGATGCGGAGACCGCATTCACCTGCGGCATGATGCACAACATCGGCGAGCTGCTGATCCAGACCGGCGCGCCCGACTATGCGGCGCAGCTGCATCCGGACGCCTCCTCCAGCGGCCGCGCCGCCGAGGAGACCGTGCAGCTGGGCTTCGGCTATCCGGAAGTGGGCGCCGAACTGGCGCGGCGCTGGCACCTGCCGGAGGTGATCCAGACCGCGATCGCCTTCCAGGCACGGCCGCTGCAGGCGCCGGAAGGCCAGCCGATGCCGCGCGTGGTGGCGCAGGCGGCGCTGGTTGCCGATGCGCTGGAGCGCTGCGGCGGCGCCACGCCGGAAGCGCGGCAGGCGGTCACTGGCCCGCTGCTGGACGACGTGGACCTGGACGCGCTGTTCGCCGCGCTGCCGGACGTGATCGAGGCCGACCGCGCGTTCACCGAAATGCTGCGCTGA
- a CDS encoding ribonuclease domain-containing protein, which translates to MHSSIRFTLLAALAMSAAQVQAQKITNCGTLPTYVREAVRDLNYCITMPNPIAACGHNAVDVQIFNNDEGRLPRAGRGQTYYEGKARRDAGGPAGTYRLVFLVTDGAKKSVVNQRYYSADHYGTFCMIP; encoded by the coding sequence ATGCATTCCTCGATCAGATTCACGCTGCTAGCCGCGCTCGCCATGTCGGCTGCGCAGGTGCAGGCGCAGAAGATCACCAATTGCGGCACCCTGCCGACCTATGTGCGCGAGGCGGTTCGCGACCTGAACTATTGCATCACCATGCCCAACCCGATCGCCGCCTGCGGCCATAATGCCGTCGACGTGCAGATCTTCAATAACGACGAAGGACGCCTGCCCCGGGCCGGCCGCGGCCAGACCTATTACGAGGGCAAGGCACGGCGCGATGCGGGCGGCCCGGCCGGCACCTATCGGCTGGTGTTCCTGGTGACCGACGGGGCCAAAAAGTCGGTCGTCAACCAGCGCTACTACTCGGCCGATCACTACGGCACCTTCTGCATGATTCCCTGA
- a CDS encoding DeoR/GlpR family DNA-binding transcription regulator translates to MDNTIPKPSAVPALNPRQEQLVTLVRQQGYADVEGLATRFEVTPQTIRRDVALLCEAGLLRRYHGGVSLPSSVENLAYTARKSLQAQEKRRIATLLAQHIPDDASLFINIGTTNEDVARALMGHSGLRVITNNLNVAVMMSANPSFEVMVAGGRVRGRDQGVTGEATIELIRQFKVDFGVIGISGIDPDGTLLDFDFHEVRVAQAIIEHSRQVFLAADHSKLGRNAMVRLGPITRVQAWFTDRAPPPELAAVLAEAGTRVFVAEGGTEDEAEAEAMAGGQVDPD, encoded by the coding sequence ATGGACAACACGATCCCCAAGCCGAGTGCGGTGCCTGCACTCAATCCGCGCCAGGAACAGCTGGTGACGCTGGTGCGGCAGCAGGGCTATGCCGATGTGGAAGGGTTGGCCACGCGTTTCGAGGTGACCCCGCAGACCATCCGCCGTGACGTGGCGCTGCTGTGCGAGGCCGGCCTGCTGCGCCGCTACCACGGCGGGGTCAGCCTGCCGTCGAGCGTGGAGAACCTGGCCTACACGGCGCGCAAGTCGCTGCAGGCGCAGGAAAAGCGGCGCATCGCCACGCTGCTGGCGCAGCACATCCCCGACGACGCGTCGCTGTTCATCAACATCGGCACCACCAACGAGGACGTGGCGCGCGCGCTGATGGGGCACAGCGGGCTGCGGGTGATCACCAACAACCTCAACGTGGCGGTGATGATGAGCGCCAATCCGAGTTTCGAGGTGATGGTGGCCGGCGGGCGCGTGCGCGGCCGCGACCAGGGCGTCACCGGCGAGGCCACGATCGAACTGATCCGCCAGTTCAAGGTGGATTTCGGCGTGATCGGCATTTCCGGCATCGATCCGGACGGCACCTTGCTGGATTTCGATTTCCACGAGGTGCGGGTGGCGCAGGCCATCATCGAGCACTCGCGGCAGGTGTTCCTGGCCGCCGACCACAGCAAGCTCGGCCGCAACGCCATGGTCCGGCTGGGGCCGATCACGCGGGTCCAGGCCTGGTTCACAGATCGCGCGCCGCCGCCGGAACTGGCCGCGGTGCTGGCCGAGGCCGGCACCCGCGTGTTCGTCGCCGAAGGCGGCACCGAAGACGAGGCGGAGGCGGAAGCGATGGCCGGCGGCCAGGTCGATCCGGACTGA
- a CDS encoding exodeoxyribonuclease III, whose translation MKTLKIATYNVNGIRSRLPQLLQWLQREAPDIVGLQELKSVDAGFPIAEIHAAGYGALWMGQSAWNGVALLAKGSDPVESRRGLPGDPRDTQSRYLEAMAHGVLVGCLYLPNGNPRPGPKFDYKLDWFARLQRHARQLVALPHPVALIGDFNVVPTDEDIYNPASWRRDALLQPESRQAYADLLAQGWTDSLRKVHGERRIYTFWDYFRQHWQRDAGLRIDHLLLNPPLAARLHDAGVDRWVRDLAHASDHAPTWVALKASATRGGVAASRESATGSAKAVGSAHGKKAAKPAKPAQAKSDGKIVKPTKATKAKATGAARSGQSPEATKVLKPAEQARPGKPAKATKATKAGKAGKPSEAAKPAKPTKPTKRTKPARIP comes from the coding sequence ATGAAGACGCTCAAGATCGCCACCTACAACGTCAACGGCATCCGCAGCCGCCTGCCGCAGCTGTTGCAATGGCTGCAGCGCGAGGCGCCGGACATCGTCGGGTTGCAGGAACTCAAGAGCGTGGATGCGGGCTTTCCGATCGCCGAGATCCACGCTGCCGGCTATGGCGCGTTGTGGATGGGCCAGTCGGCCTGGAACGGGGTGGCGTTGCTCGCCAAGGGCAGCGATCCGGTGGAGAGCCGGCGCGGTTTGCCGGGCGATCCGCGCGATACGCAGAGTCGCTACCTCGAGGCGATGGCGCATGGCGTGCTGGTCGGCTGCCTGTACCTGCCCAACGGCAATCCGCGCCCGGGGCCGAAGTTCGATTACAAGCTCGACTGGTTCGCGCGGCTGCAGCGGCATGCGCGGCAGTTGGTCGCACTGCCGCATCCGGTGGCGCTGATCGGCGACTTCAACGTGGTGCCGACGGACGAGGACATCTACAACCCGGCGTCGTGGCGCCGCGACGCGCTGTTGCAGCCGGAAAGCCGCCAGGCCTACGCGGACCTGCTCGCGCAAGGCTGGACCGACAGCCTGCGCAAGGTGCATGGCGAGCGCCGGATCTACACGTTCTGGGACTACTTCCGCCAGCACTGGCAGCGCGATGCCGGCCTGCGCATCGATCACCTGCTGTTGAACCCGCCGCTGGCCGCACGCCTGCACGACGCCGGCGTGGACCGTTGGGTGCGCGATCTGGCGCATGCCAGCGATCATGCACCGACCTGGGTCGCGCTGAAGGCCAGCGCGACGCGCGGCGGCGTCGCTGCGTCGCGCGAGAGCGCCACCGGCTCGGCGAAAGCCGTCGGGTCCGCGCATGGCAAAAAGGCCGCCAAGCCGGCCAAGCCAGCGCAAGCGAAGAGTGACGGGAAAATCGTCAAGCCGACCAAAGCGACCAAAGCGAAAGCGACTGGGGCAGCCAGATCCGGGCAGTCCCCCGAAGCCACCAAAGTACTCAAGCCCGCTGAGCAGGCCAGACCTGGGAAACCGGCCAAAGCAACCAAGGCAACCAAGGCAGGCAAAGCAGGCAAGCCATCCGAGGCGGCCAAGCCGGCGAAGCCCACCAAGCCAACCAAACGCACAAAGCCCGCGCGGATCCCCTGA
- the glpD gene encoding glycerol-3-phosphate dehydrogenase has protein sequence MREIYDVLVVGGGINGVGIARDAVGRGLSVCLCERDDLASHTSSASTKLIHGGLRYLEQYEFALVGKALAEREVLLRLAPHIIWPLRFLLPHQPHLRPAWMIRTGLFLYDHLGRGRRTLPGSKRMALRSDPVGAPLREEFRTGFVYSDAWVQDARLVVLNAMDAAQRGARILTRTRCVAARRAGGVWQVQLEHADGRRQEVQARALVNAAGPWAVQFLDDVAKVGHDHALRLVKGSHIVVPRLFEHDHAYIFQQPDRRIVFAIPYEHDFTLIGTTDVDYRADPSAPKIDADETSYLCEAANRYFLKQIAPSDVVWSYSGVRPLLDDEEDNAAEVTRDYLLELDTDGGAALLNVFGGKLTTYRKLAEEAVDRLVAQAGRKAPAWTARGAPLPGGERRDIRALAQELRATRPWLSEATAWRLARNYGTRAAQLLGDAASLQQLGDHFGADLYQAEVDYLREHEWVTQADDLLWRRSKLGLRIDAAGRQRLIDYLQQAPAAVAAAPA, from the coding sequence ATGCGCGAGATCTACGATGTGCTGGTGGTCGGTGGCGGCATCAACGGGGTGGGCATCGCCCGCGACGCGGTGGGCCGCGGCCTGTCGGTGTGCCTGTGCGAGCGCGACGACCTGGCCTCGCATACCTCCAGCGCCAGCACCAAGCTGATCCATGGCGGGCTGCGCTACCTGGAGCAATACGAGTTCGCCTTGGTCGGCAAGGCGTTGGCCGAGCGCGAAGTGCTGCTGCGCCTGGCCCCGCACATCATCTGGCCGCTGCGCTTCCTGCTGCCGCACCAGCCGCACCTGCGCCCGGCGTGGATGATCCGCACCGGTCTGTTCCTGTACGACCATCTTGGCCGCGGCCGCCGCACCCTGCCCGGTTCCAAGCGCATGGCGTTGCGCTCGGACCCGGTCGGCGCGCCGCTGCGCGAGGAGTTCCGCACCGGCTTCGTCTATTCCGACGCCTGGGTGCAGGACGCGCGGCTGGTGGTACTCAACGCGATGGACGCGGCGCAACGCGGGGCGCGGATCCTGACCCGCACCCGCTGCGTTGCCGCGCGCCGCGCCGGCGGCGTCTGGCAGGTGCAGCTGGAGCATGCCGACGGGCGCCGCCAGGAGGTGCAGGCGCGCGCGCTGGTCAATGCCGCCGGGCCGTGGGCGGTGCAGTTCCTGGACGACGTGGCCAAGGTCGGCCACGACCATGCGCTGCGCCTGGTCAAGGGCAGCCACATCGTGGTGCCGCGGCTGTTCGAGCACGATCACGCCTACATCTTCCAGCAGCCCGACCGGCGCATCGTGTTCGCGATTCCCTACGAGCACGACTTCACCCTGATCGGCACCACCGACGTGGATTACCGCGCCGATCCGTCCGCACCGAAGATCGACGCCGACGAGACGAGCTACCTGTGCGAGGCGGCCAACCGCTATTTCCTCAAGCAGATCGCGCCCAGCGACGTGGTGTGGAGCTACAGCGGCGTGCGCCCGCTGCTCGACGACGAGGAGGACAACGCCGCCGAAGTCACCCGCGACTATCTGCTGGAGCTGGACACGGACGGCGGCGCGGCGTTGCTCAACGTGTTCGGCGGCAAGCTCACCACGTATCGCAAGCTGGCCGAAGAAGCGGTGGACCGCCTGGTCGCGCAGGCCGGGCGCAAGGCGCCGGCGTGGACCGCACGCGGCGCGCCGCTGCCCGGCGGCGAGCGCCGCGACATCCGCGCATTGGCGCAGGAATTGCGCGCGACGCGGCCGTGGCTGAGCGAGGCGACCGCGTGGCGGCTGGCGCGCAATTACGGCACCCGCGCTGCGCAACTGCTGGGCGACGCGGCATCGCTGCAGCAACTGGGCGACCACTTCGGCGCCGATCTGTACCAGGCCGAAGTGGACTACCTGCGCGAACACGAGTGGGTGACCCAGGCCGACGATCTGCTGTGGCGCCGCAGCAAGCTCGGCCTGCGTATCGACGCCGCCGGCCGCCAGCGCCTGATCGACTATCTGCAGCAGGCGCCGGCCGCGGTGGCCGCCGCGCCCGCTTGA
- a CDS encoding DUF4126 domain-containing protein, translating into MSLLVVALLIGIVAGLRAMTAPAVVSWAASLGVLPLIGTPLAFLGWRFMPWIVSLLAIGELVTDQLPGTPSRKVPLQFGTRLVMGGLCGAAVGMGGGLWVAAMVAGALGAVLGTYGGAAARAAMARRFGRDLPAALLEDAAAIGLGVLAMALLR; encoded by the coding sequence ATGAGCCTGCTCGTCGTCGCGCTGTTGATCGGGATCGTCGCGGGCCTGCGCGCGATGACCGCGCCGGCCGTGGTCAGCTGGGCCGCCAGCCTGGGGGTGTTGCCGCTGATCGGCACCCCGCTGGCGTTCCTGGGGTGGCGCTTCATGCCATGGATCGTCTCGCTGCTGGCCATCGGCGAACTGGTCACCGATCAGTTGCCGGGCACGCCCAGCCGCAAGGTGCCGCTGCAGTTCGGCACGCGCCTCGTGATGGGCGGCCTGTGCGGCGCGGCGGTCGGCATGGGCGGCGGGCTGTGGGTGGCGGCGATGGTCGCCGGTGCGCTCGGCGCGGTGCTGGGGACCTACGGCGGTGCCGCGGCGCGTGCGGCGATGGCGCGACGTTTCGGCCGCGATCTGCCGGCCGCGCTGCTCGAGGACGCCGCGGCGATCGGCCTGGGCGTCCTGGCAATGGCGCTGCTGCGATGA
- a CDS encoding DUF1428 domain-containing protein: MSYVDGFVLAVPTANKQKFLEHARIDSVFIEFGALRVLECWGDDVSRGQQTDFFRAVEAKDDETVVFSWIEWPDKATRDAGMKRMMEDPRMDPEVNPMPFDGKRMIFGGFVPILELKK; encoded by the coding sequence ATGTCCTATGTCGATGGTTTCGTGCTGGCCGTGCCCACGGCCAACAAGCAAAAGTTCCTCGAACACGCCCGCATCGATTCGGTCTTCATCGAATTCGGTGCGCTGCGCGTGCTCGAATGCTGGGGCGACGACGTGTCGCGCGGCCAGCAGACCGACTTCTTCCGCGCGGTGGAGGCCAAGGACGACGAGACGGTGGTGTTCTCGTGGATCGAATGGCCCGACAAGGCCACCCGCGACGCCGGCATGAAAAGGATGATGGAAGACCCGCGCATGGATCCGGAGGTCAATCCGATGCCATTCGACGGCAAGCGCATGATCTTCGGCGGTTTCGTGCCGATATTGGAATTGAAGAAATAG